In Candidatus Palauibacter australiensis, the following are encoded in one genomic region:
- a CDS encoding enoyl-CoA hydratase/isomerase family protein, whose translation MFEYLEIEIDERTGVNRIHLDRAERRNALSGALVAEMKEALALAEADARVRVIGIGGRGPDFCAGADLAEVQASVEEGVMASLREAEALGELFTLLRRLSKPVVAIVHGRALAGGCGLATACDLVLAAESARFGYPEVRLGFVPAMVTAILRRNLGEKRAFELMSLGDAIDAPEASRLGLVNRIYGDAEFEAESAAFLAELAGRSASALALTKKLLYGTEGQSFEAAVATGARVNALARMTDDCQAGIRRFLDRGKAPPEHRER comes from the coding sequence ATGTTCGAATACCTCGAGATCGAGATCGACGAACGGACCGGCGTGAACCGGATCCATCTCGACCGCGCGGAGCGCCGCAACGCGCTAAGCGGGGCGCTCGTGGCGGAGATGAAGGAGGCGCTCGCGCTGGCCGAGGCGGACGCCCGGGTGCGCGTGATCGGGATCGGCGGGCGCGGCCCGGACTTCTGCGCGGGCGCCGACCTGGCGGAGGTGCAGGCCTCGGTCGAGGAGGGGGTCATGGCCAGCCTCCGGGAGGCGGAAGCGCTCGGCGAACTCTTCACGCTCCTGCGGAGGCTCTCGAAGCCGGTCGTCGCGATCGTGCACGGCCGCGCGCTGGCGGGCGGGTGTGGCCTGGCGACGGCATGCGACCTCGTGCTCGCTGCGGAGAGCGCCCGCTTCGGCTACCCGGAGGTGCGGCTCGGTTTCGTGCCCGCGATGGTGACCGCGATCCTGCGCCGGAACCTGGGGGAGAAGCGCGCCTTCGAGTTGATGTCGCTCGGGGACGCGATCGATGCGCCGGAGGCGTCGCGGCTGGGCCTCGTGAACCGAATCTACGGGGACGCGGAGTTCGAGGCGGAAAGTGCCGCCTTCCTGGCCGAACTCGCGGGGCGGAGCGCGTCGGCGCTCGCGCTCACGAAGAAGCTGCTGTACGGCACCGAGGGGCAGAGCTTCGAGGCCGCGGTCGCGACCGGCGCGCGCGTGAACGCGCTCGCCCGCATGACGGACGACTGCCAGGCGGGGATCCGCCGGTTCCTGGATCGCGGCAAAGCCCCGCCTGAGCACCGAGAGCGGTGA
- a CDS encoding cobalamin B12-binding domain-containing protein — MEPKIRVLVAKPGLDGHDRGAKVMAAALQDAGMEVIYTGLHQTPEMIAATALQEDVDVVALSILSGAHMTLFPRVKSLLDGQGMDRVLLTGGGIIPAEDMEALTDLGVGRLFGPGTSTSEAVDYIRAWFEEHGREASGASG; from the coding sequence ATCGAACCGAAGATCCGTGTGCTCGTGGCTAAACCGGGCCTCGACGGCCACGACCGCGGTGCGAAGGTGATGGCGGCCGCGCTCCAGGACGCGGGCATGGAGGTCATCTACACGGGACTCCACCAGACGCCCGAGATGATCGCCGCCACCGCGCTCCAGGAGGATGTGGACGTCGTGGCGCTCTCGATCCTGTCGGGGGCGCACATGACGCTCTTCCCGCGCGTGAAGTCGCTCCTCGACGGCCAGGGGATGGACCGCGTGCTGCTCACCGGGGGAGGGATCATCCCCGCCGAGGACATGGAGGCGCTGACCGACCTCGGCGTCGGCCGCCTTTTCGGTCCGGGGACCTCCACCTCCGAAGCCGTTGACTACATCCGCGCCTGGTTCGAGGAGCACGGGCGCGAAGCCTCCGGGGCAAGCGGCTAG
- a CDS encoding DUF1446 domain-containing protein — translation MNAQLGAPEALALEEASAAVGLEERPLPARTRLDGGRRVRVASGQGFWGDWQEAPKLQVRRGSIDYLMLDYLAEITMSIMQKQRDRNPAAGYARDFVSLMDDLIHDLLEKEVRVVSNAGGVNPEGCRAELGFAFADASLPRRPRVAVITGDDLMDSLDDLLAAGHELRHMETGEPLSTVRDRVAAANAYLGAEPIIEALRQEADIVVAGRSTDTALTYAPLMHEFSWPADDWDRLAHGVVAGHINECGCQASGGNSLVDWREIDLTLPGYPIIEADEDGPFIVTKHSGLGGRVTWETVAEQIVYELGDPREYITPDVVADFSTIRLRDLGRDRVRVDGVAGRSRTDKLKVSIAYHDGFKAVGALTYAWPDAVDKARRADEILRGRLRHLGLEFDEIRTELVGAGACHGPLAGPPSDDLPEVTLRVGVRSPDRHAVSRFSREIAPLILAGPPTVTGFAGGRPRVQEVVAYWPALIDRGVVEGRVKVETMEL, via the coding sequence GTGAACGCGCAGCTCGGGGCGCCGGAAGCCCTCGCGCTCGAAGAGGCGTCCGCCGCGGTGGGACTCGAGGAGCGGCCGCTCCCGGCCCGGACGCGGCTCGACGGCGGCCGCCGGGTGCGCGTCGCCTCCGGGCAGGGGTTCTGGGGCGACTGGCAGGAGGCGCCCAAGCTGCAGGTGCGGCGCGGATCGATCGACTACCTGATGCTCGACTACCTGGCCGAGATCACGATGTCGATCATGCAGAAGCAGCGGGACCGGAACCCGGCCGCCGGCTACGCGCGCGACTTCGTGTCCCTGATGGACGACCTCATCCACGATCTCCTCGAGAAGGAGGTCCGCGTGGTCTCGAACGCGGGCGGCGTGAACCCGGAGGGCTGCCGGGCCGAACTCGGGTTCGCGTTCGCGGACGCGTCGCTGCCGCGCCGGCCGCGGGTCGCGGTGATCACGGGCGACGACCTGATGGACTCGCTCGACGACCTCCTCGCGGCGGGACACGAACTCCGCCACATGGAGACGGGCGAGCCGCTCTCCACCGTGCGCGACCGGGTGGCCGCCGCGAACGCGTACCTCGGCGCCGAACCGATCATCGAGGCGCTGCGGCAGGAGGCGGACATCGTCGTGGCCGGGCGCTCGACGGACACCGCGCTCACCTACGCGCCGCTCATGCACGAGTTCTCCTGGCCGGCCGACGACTGGGACCGGCTCGCGCACGGGGTCGTCGCCGGACACATCAACGAGTGCGGTTGCCAGGCCTCCGGCGGGAACTCGCTCGTCGACTGGCGGGAGATCGACCTCACGCTTCCGGGCTATCCCATCATCGAAGCGGACGAGGATGGGCCCTTCATCGTGACGAAGCACTCGGGCCTCGGCGGGCGAGTCACGTGGGAGACCGTCGCGGAGCAGATCGTGTACGAACTCGGCGACCCGCGGGAGTACATCACGCCGGACGTGGTCGCGGACTTTTCGACCATCCGCCTCCGCGATCTGGGCAGGGACCGGGTCCGGGTCGATGGCGTGGCCGGCCGCTCGCGCACAGACAAGCTCAAGGTTTCCATCGCGTACCACGATGGCTTCAAGGCCGTGGGCGCCCTGACCTACGCCTGGCCCGACGCGGTGGACAAAGCGCGGCGCGCGGACGAGATACTCCGGGGCCGCCTGCGGCACCTGGGGCTCGAGTTCGACGAGATCCGGACGGAACTCGTCGGCGCGGGGGCCTGTCACGGGCCGCTGGCGGGGCCCCCCTCCGATGACCTCCCCGAGGTTACGCTACGGGTCGGGGTCCGCAGTCCGGACCGCCACGCCGTGTCGCGTTTCAGCCGGGAGATCGCGCCCCTCATCCTCGCGGGCCCGCCCACGGTCACCGGCTTCGCGGGCGGGCGGCCCCGTGTGCAGGAGGTTGTCGCCTACTGGCCCGCGCTCATCGACCGAGGCGTCGTCGAGGGCCGTGTGAAGGTGGAGACGATGGAGCTGTGA
- a CDS encoding acyl-CoA carboxylase subunit beta: MSKTDDSRMGALVAELRELEARVQRGGGEERVARQHAQGKLTARERVDLLIDEGGGFLEIGLLIAHDRYDGKAPAAGVVTGVGEVCGREVVIVANDQTVKAGSWWPETIVKILRAQEIAMRCRVPIVYLVDSAGVNLPYQGGVFPGQYGASRIFYYNSIMRHYLEVPQISAVMGQCIAGGAYLPALSDVIVMVEGTSFMGLGGPNLVKGATGQEVEAEELGGALMHNRVSGVAHYRVEDDPACIEKVRALVAGLPAGLRPDPALEARDAARAAEDVYGLLPGDHRQPFDMEAVLETILDEGPFEEFQADRAPEMLTGTGHIDGYRVGVIANRRGMFRGEAGEPPKFGGIVYTESAEKVAYFMELCDRHDTPLLFVQDVSGFMVGPEAEQSGIIRAGARMVESMATARVPKVVLTVNHASGAGYYAMAAQGFDPDFIFTWPTGRMGVMEGEAAVQAAFGRKLEEAAGGELDGETAVAIERTRENYEEQLDAKYAAARGFVDAILTPEDTRAVLSLALRCSLGNPGPHLGPFTLPDHL; this comes from the coding sequence GTGAGTAAAACCGACGACAGCCGGATGGGCGCGCTCGTCGCCGAACTGCGCGAACTCGAGGCCCGGGTCCAGCGCGGCGGCGGGGAAGAGCGCGTGGCCCGGCAGCACGCCCAGGGCAAGCTCACGGCGCGCGAGCGGGTCGACCTCCTCATCGACGAAGGCGGCGGTTTCCTTGAGATTGGCCTCCTCATCGCGCACGACCGCTACGATGGCAAGGCGCCGGCCGCCGGGGTCGTCACCGGGGTGGGCGAAGTCTGCGGGCGCGAGGTCGTCATCGTCGCCAACGACCAGACGGTGAAGGCCGGGAGCTGGTGGCCCGAGACGATCGTGAAGATCCTGCGGGCGCAGGAGATCGCGATGCGGTGCCGCGTGCCGATCGTCTATCTCGTGGACTCGGCCGGCGTGAACCTGCCGTACCAGGGCGGGGTCTTCCCGGGACAGTACGGCGCCAGCCGCATCTTCTACTACAACTCGATCATGCGACACTACCTCGAGGTGCCGCAGATCTCCGCCGTGATGGGACAGTGCATCGCGGGGGGCGCGTACCTTCCCGCCCTGTCGGACGTGATCGTGATGGTCGAGGGCACGAGCTTCATGGGTCTCGGGGGGCCGAACCTGGTGAAGGGGGCGACGGGGCAGGAGGTCGAGGCCGAGGAACTCGGCGGGGCGCTCATGCACAACCGCGTGAGCGGCGTGGCGCACTACCGGGTGGAGGACGACCCCGCGTGCATCGAGAAGGTCCGCGCGCTCGTCGCCGGACTCCCCGCCGGCCTGCGCCCGGACCCCGCCCTCGAAGCGCGGGACGCGGCGCGCGCCGCGGAGGACGTCTACGGGCTCCTGCCCGGCGACCACCGCCAGCCCTTCGACATGGAGGCGGTACTCGAGACGATCCTCGACGAGGGTCCGTTCGAGGAGTTCCAGGCGGACCGCGCGCCGGAGATGCTCACGGGAACGGGGCACATCGACGGCTACCGCGTGGGGGTCATCGCGAACCGGCGGGGCATGTTCCGGGGCGAGGCCGGCGAACCACCGAAGTTCGGTGGGATCGTGTACACGGAGAGCGCGGAGAAGGTGGCCTACTTCATGGAGCTGTGCGACCGGCACGACACGCCGCTCCTCTTCGTGCAGGACGTGAGCGGGTTCATGGTTGGGCCGGAGGCGGAGCAGTCCGGGATCATCCGGGCGGGCGCGCGCATGGTCGAGTCGATGGCGACGGCCCGCGTGCCCAAGGTCGTGCTCACGGTCAACCACGCGAGCGGGGCGGGGTACTATGCGATGGCGGCGCAGGGGTTCGATCCCGACTTCATCTTCACGTGGCCGACGGGGCGCATGGGGGTGATGGAGGGGGAGGCCGCCGTGCAGGCCGCGTTCGGACGCAAGCTGGAGGAGGCGGCGGGCGGAGAGCTGGACGGGGAGACGGCGGTGGCGATCGAGCGGACGCGGGAGAACTACGAGGAGCAACTCGATGCGAAATACGCGGCGGCGCGGGGCTTCGTGGACGCGATCCTGACCCCGGAGGACACGCGGGCGGTGCTGTCGCTCGCGCTCCGCTGCTCCCTCGGCAACCCGGGCCCCCATCTCGGACCCTTCACCCTCCCGGACCACCTGTGA
- a CDS encoding beta-eliminating lyase-related protein has product MTIDLRSDTVTRPTEAMRAAMAAAPVGDDCYGDDPTVLELERRTAEILGKEAAMYVPTGTMSNQLALRAHTEPGDAVLIGPGAHIWFGEGGAPSPISGVVIRPLEGDRGMFGAATLRAALNLDMGTVRARMQAPVRLVCAENTHNGAGGAVWPPDLLREMLAAAREAGLATHLDGARLWNATAATGIPEAEFAQGFDTVNVCFSKALGAPLGSALAGPTGLVERARRFKQLYGGGFRQAGIVAAGALYALEHHRGRLAEDHARAKRLARGLAAIPGLEVDVEGVETNIVRFRTTVGAAPEFAGRCREAGVLLNAYSRRDLRVIPHLHTTDDDVAAALQVFRAAAAA; this is encoded by the coding sequence GTGACGATCGACCTCCGCAGCGACACGGTGACGCGCCCCACGGAGGCGATGCGGGCGGCGATGGCGGCGGCGCCCGTGGGCGACGACTGCTACGGGGACGACCCGACGGTGCTCGAGCTGGAGCGGCGGACGGCGGAGATCCTCGGCAAGGAAGCCGCCATGTACGTGCCGACGGGGACGATGAGCAACCAGCTCGCCCTGCGCGCGCACACGGAGCCGGGCGACGCCGTCCTCATCGGCCCGGGCGCGCACATCTGGTTCGGCGAGGGGGGCGCGCCGTCGCCGATCTCCGGGGTCGTCATCCGGCCGCTCGAGGGCGACCGCGGCATGTTCGGCGCGGCGACGCTGCGGGCGGCGCTCAACCTCGACATGGGGACCGTGCGCGCGCGCATGCAGGCGCCCGTGCGGCTTGTCTGCGCCGAGAACACGCACAACGGGGCGGGCGGCGCCGTGTGGCCGCCGGACCTCCTGCGCGAGATGCTCGCCGCCGCGCGCGAGGCCGGCCTCGCGACCCATCTCGACGGCGCCCGGCTGTGGAACGCGACCGCGGCCACCGGCATCCCCGAAGCCGAGTTCGCGCAGGGCTTCGACACGGTGAACGTCTGCTTCTCCAAGGCGCTCGGAGCGCCGCTGGGTTCCGCCCTCGCCGGCCCGACCGGCCTCGTCGAGCGCGCCCGCCGCTTCAAGCAGCTCTACGGCGGGGGCTTCCGGCAGGCGGGGATCGTCGCCGCCGGCGCCCTGTACGCGCTCGAGCACCACCGCGGGCGGCTCGCGGAAGACCACGCCCGGGCGAAGAGACTGGCCCGCGGACTCGCCGCGATCCCCGGGCTGGAGGTCGACGTCGAAGGGGTGGAGACGAACATCGTCCGCTTTCGGACGACGGTGGGCGCCGCGCCGGAGTTCGCGGGACGCTGCCGGGAGGCGGGGGTCCTGCTGAACGCCTACAGCCGGCGGGACCTGCGGGTCATCCCCCACCTCCACACGACGGACGACGATGTGGCGGCGGCGCTGCAGGTCTTCCGCGCGGCCGCGGCGGCCTAG
- a CDS encoding RecQ family ATP-dependent DNA helicase: MNTDESTTSDGPAATLRDARDVLRDRFGYDDFRPAQARVVEAVLSGRDTLAVLPTGFGKSVCFQIPALLRRRTTLVVSPLISLIEDQVAGAARRGMRVLGWTSATPREEVNAALKYARRGELDLLYVAPERLENRAVCDRLRDVGVAGIAVDEAHCVSQWGHDFRPSYLRIGRARERLGRPPLAALTATATWRTRREIERFLGMEGAIRIFVPGNRPNLRYSVEMAADVREAYRRVRREVTACRGASAVVYARSRGLSAQLAIALSRTGVPSAPYHARLPIERRQATQRAFLDGSIRVVCATTAFGMGIDHPHVRLVAHLGAPSSLEEYVQEAGRAGRDGEPARCAMVAIREKRRRALPFGRREHPRPGSPPPGSDRAAARAERRAAMRAYIETAACRRAAIAAYFGERAPVCDGCDNCDRARAAPVRPAPARARGWSVRTTTTRRRWR, from the coding sequence GTGAATACCGACGAAAGCACCACCTCGGACGGCCCCGCAGCCACCCTCCGGGACGCGCGCGACGTCCTGAGGGACCGGTTCGGCTACGACGACTTCCGTCCCGCCCAGGCGCGCGTGGTGGAAGCCGTGCTGAGCGGCCGGGACACCCTCGCCGTGCTGCCGACGGGATTCGGCAAGTCGGTGTGCTTCCAGATCCCCGCGCTGCTGCGTCGGCGGACGACGCTCGTCGTTTCGCCGCTCATCTCGCTCATCGAGGACCAGGTCGCCGGGGCTGCGCGCCGGGGCATGCGAGTGCTCGGCTGGACGAGCGCCACGCCGCGGGAAGAGGTGAACGCGGCGCTCAAGTACGCCCGTCGTGGTGAACTGGACCTCCTGTACGTCGCGCCCGAGCGCCTCGAGAACCGGGCCGTGTGCGATCGCTTGCGCGACGTCGGCGTGGCCGGCATCGCGGTCGACGAGGCGCACTGCGTTTCCCAGTGGGGGCACGACTTCCGCCCGTCGTACCTGCGGATCGGGCGCGCGAGGGAGAGGCTGGGCCGCCCGCCGCTGGCGGCCCTCACGGCCACCGCGACGTGGCGAACGCGGCGCGAGATCGAGCGGTTCCTGGGGATGGAAGGGGCGATCCGCATCTTCGTGCCCGGGAACCGCCCGAACCTGCGCTACTCGGTGGAGATGGCCGCGGATGTGCGCGAGGCCTATCGGCGCGTGCGGCGCGAGGTAACGGCGTGCCGGGGGGCGTCGGCGGTCGTCTACGCGCGCTCCCGGGGGCTGAGCGCGCAGCTCGCGATCGCGCTCTCGAGGACGGGCGTGCCCAGCGCGCCGTACCATGCGCGTCTGCCGATCGAGCGGCGCCAGGCGACGCAGCGGGCCTTCCTGGACGGGAGCATTCGCGTGGTCTGCGCCACGACCGCGTTCGGCATGGGGATCGACCACCCGCACGTGCGCCTCGTCGCGCACCTCGGTGCCCCGTCGTCGCTGGAGGAGTACGTCCAGGAAGCGGGTCGCGCCGGCCGTGACGGCGAACCGGCGCGCTGCGCGATGGTCGCGATCCGCGAGAAGCGCCGCCGCGCCCTTCCGTTCGGCCGGCGCGAGCACCCCCGGCCGGGCAGCCCGCCGCCCGGCTCCGACCGGGCCGCCGCCCGCGCCGAACGGCGCGCCGCCATGCGAGCCTACATCGAGACCGCCGCCTGCCGCCGGGCGGCCATCGCCGCCTACTTCGGCGAACGCGCTCCGGTCTGCGACGGCTGCGACAACTGCGATCGCGCCCGGGCCGCGCCGGTTCGGCCCGCGCCCGCCCGCGCCCGCGGGTGGAGCGTCAGAACGACCACGACACGCCGAAGAT
- a CDS encoding AI-2E family transporter, with protein sequence MRDDATRVHRTLLNLAAFVIIVAGMRAASALVVSFVLALFLTILCSTPLRWMTDHKIPKSVAVLALVLVILALGTVAGGLLATPVVELGRSEAQLDLLFAEQVEAVATTLSDYMVRFGLQSPVLDTDELISPSWMLGLMRQLVENLGFILANGLLIILTMVFMLLEVSSFPTKVRVALGEADASEARENWEKVGSAVRRYVVLKTIVSLGTGLCVAGLMALLGVNYPILWGVLAFLLNYVPNIGSFIAAVPAVLVAWLTVGVGTAVAVAAGFLVVNVLWGNLIEPKVMGYSVGLSTLVVFASLVFWGWVLGPVGMLLSVPLTVMFRIVLGTNESTRWIAVLLGSERSDEITSAIDAEVAVALGKEGQAGTA encoded by the coding sequence ATGCGCGACGACGCGACACGAGTACACCGGACCCTTCTGAACCTGGCGGCCTTCGTCATCATCGTGGCCGGGATGCGGGCCGCCTCCGCGCTCGTCGTCTCCTTCGTCCTCGCGCTCTTTCTCACCATTCTGTGCTCCACGCCGCTGCGCTGGATGACGGACCACAAGATCCCCAAGTCCGTCGCCGTCCTCGCCTTGGTGCTCGTCATCCTCGCTCTCGGCACGGTGGCGGGAGGCCTGCTCGCGACCCCCGTCGTCGAACTCGGTCGCTCGGAAGCGCAACTCGACCTGCTCTTCGCGGAACAGGTCGAGGCTGTGGCAACCACGCTGAGCGATTACATGGTGCGTTTCGGGCTACAGTCGCCGGTACTCGATACCGACGAACTGATCTCGCCGAGCTGGATGCTCGGCCTGATGCGGCAGCTCGTCGAGAACCTCGGGTTCATCCTCGCCAACGGGCTCCTGATCATCCTCACGATGGTCTTCATGCTGCTCGAGGTCTCGAGCTTCCCCACCAAGGTGCGGGTCGCCCTCGGCGAGGCCGATGCGTCGGAGGCGCGGGAGAACTGGGAGAAGGTCGGGAGCGCGGTTCGGCGCTACGTCGTGCTCAAGACGATCGTCAGCCTCGGCACCGGCCTCTGCGTCGCGGGGCTGATGGCGCTCCTGGGCGTCAACTACCCGATTCTGTGGGGCGTGCTCGCATTCCTGCTGAACTACGTACCCAACATCGGGTCCTTCATCGCCGCCGTGCCGGCGGTGCTGGTCGCGTGGCTCACGGTCGGGGTCGGGACGGCGGTCGCCGTCGCGGCCGGCTTCCTCGTGGTCAACGTGCTCTGGGGCAACCTCATCGAGCCGAAGGTGATGGGGTACAGCGTGGGCCTGTCGACGCTCGTCGTCTTCGCCTCGCTCGTCTTCTGGGGCTGGGTCCTGGGACCCGTGGGGATGCTGCTGTCGGTGCCGCTCACGGTGATGTTCCGCATCGTGCTGGGGACGAACGAGTCCACGCGCTGGATCGCGGTCCTGCTCGGCTCGGAGCGCTCGGACGAGATCACCTCGGCGATCGACGCCGAAGTCGCCGTCGCGCTCGGGAAAGAAGGCCAGGCCGGCACGGCCTGA